In Sebastes umbrosus isolate fSebUmb1 chromosome 15, fSebUmb1.pri, whole genome shotgun sequence, the genomic window GATGACATCCCACTGGTGCATCAGCCTCTCTTTGTGCCATTGTTagcatctcctcctctcagcaTCTTATTTTAACCAGGATTAAAAGGGAATGTTCTCTCTCATACAGTGTCGccataaattataaaattagtCATGTTGCCTTGTGTGGTCCAGTCGCCCACTGCTCCAAAGTACTCTGACTCTTTTTTTCTAGTCATCTTTTTGTTAAAACTACTttcaaaattcaccagaatTTAAAGTATGTGCCAAAAAACACACGAGATACTTCTTAGCTTGTTCAAAAGAAACAGTCCGCTTTGAGATTGATCGTGATTGGTCATTTGTTTGCACAGTGAGTGAGCGTGCCAGAAAAAACATTACCAACTGTTTCAGCgcaaagacaacacaaaaaAACCTGCACAACAGGGTGTACTTGAGGTCTTGATCTGGAAACACTGAGTTAtgacaaatgtttgtttgattaTGTCCTGATGCAAATTTATAAATAACTAACTATCGTTGTTCATTCTCGTAATGACTACTTTGTCTTTGTGTGCGTCCGTGCAGGAGGATCTGAAGACGACTCAGAGTGCCAGAGACAGAGAAGCCAAACAGATGGCTCAGCTTGAGAGGACGAGACAGAGAAACCCCTCAGACAGGCAGATCATTGTatccttgttttgtttctcaaaTTCTCTAATATCAAACAGATAAGAGACTTTCAATGATAAAACAACCACCTGTAGGCTATACTGCATGCAGGCGGCATCTTGGATACAGCTTAATTCTTTGTTAGTCATagatattaattaatattgCAACAGGAAAAATAAACTTGGATCCATTTTGAATATTTAGCAACAAGCTAATATTGTTTTTGGTGTTTCCTTGACTTCTCTTTCAGTCTCAGGTGTGTCCCGTGATGTATGACTACAAACACATGTAACAACTCCAACAGAAATCAATTTTGTCATTACTCTCTAATAGATGTGAAGCACATCACGGAAATTACTTGTAATCACTCACAAACTTATAAAGTCACAAACCTTCTGCAGTTTCGCCATTGTCACACTAGTTATACAGTACACACGCCAAACCTGCAGCACTTATAGGAAACAGAAGTAATAGCAGAAACTCATTTTATATAGCTCATATACAGTAAGTCACCATGTGTGAAGTTAAGGTGTTAAATTGCATGAACACATGAGACGTAAGTGTCAAAATTGCAGAAGCTATTGCTTTCCCTTCCTGTTTAAAGAGCACATTAGCATGTCAATGTCCGAAGGGCTCTTGCCGATGCGTGGCGCATGCGAGGCTGGAACTGCAGTTCCGAAACTGGATGATATTGGCCCGGGTATCAAGTATTAATTTTCTAATTGAGCACATTAATAAGCAGAATGGGATACTGTTAAATTTCTATGTTTATACACAGATTTTCTCAAAAACTTTCGCtttttgtattgtgttgtatATTGATTTGTTCTCCTATCAGGCTGAAAGTGAGCTCCAGAGAGCCACCATGGACGCCACGCGGACCACCAGGCAGCTGGAGGAGACAATAGACGAGTTTGAGAGGCAGAAGATCCGAGACATCAAGGTTCTGAGCTTTCTGTCTACCTCAAATTAAGAACTACAATTTCAGTGGTTGGAAATACAGTACATGTCGGTTTAAACCGTGGGCGGCAGTGAAGTGAAACCAGACGGTGATAATATATTGCTATGAGGATATTTCACACCTGCCCACATCTCTTAATCCTCCTCCAGTTATTTGAAACTATTCTTGTTCTGTCATTTCAGAACTGTTTTTCATGTCTTGTGGCCACAAGGTAGTTTGTGATTCATTTAAATAGCTCCTAAGCCTACTCAGTACTGAATTATTATCCATGTCTTTCCCCTTATAGAAAATCTTCGGTGAGTTTGTGACAGTGGAGATGTCGTTCCACGCCAAGGCCTTGGAGGTGTACACTTTGGCCTACCAGAGCATTCAAAGcgtggatgaggaggaggacctGGAGGTAGGCTGATGACCCACGACCCAGTCAGTTATAATTAGCCTGCcagcattagtgtgtgtgtgtgtgtgcataggaGATGTTTCAAATGTTAATTTAGGTGTAATTATTGAACTGACTCACTGTGTCACAGACGAACAGAGAAAGCATGTATATTTAAATGTGGCCGTGTACTAGGGATGATTAAAGCTGAGCAGTCCTTATGTACACCCTCTGCCGTGCACTTGATTAACCCGACGGTTATATTTAACAAGTCCAAGCGAAGCCATCATGATCTTATGCACACATTACTCATCGACTCATTGCTCATGTATAGTCCACACCCTTTCGCTCGTGTGGTAACTTTTGAAGTAAACTGCGGTGAATTCTTCACAATTCGGAGCTACTTTCTTCTGTTTACAATTTGGTCTCGAGATGTTttctattattactattttaagAGACAAAGCCCGTAGTGTGAAAACAAAGGATCAATGATTGAGCGAGCGAGGTTCCTCCCGCAGATGCCCTTGTGCTATTTTTCCTCCACCCCTTCGCCATCTCATTCGTGTGTTTTTGCACTGAATCATCCCCCTTCCATTCATATCGAAGCGAAACTCCTCACCCAGACGAGGCTGTCTTTTCAATGACTCATAGTACAAAGCATGGGAGATTGAATCATCAGAAAAAAGGCACAATGACAGGCATGAAGATAATCCTGATTGAGAGTTGTTGTGGAATTTATGTATGGCGTGGTTTCAATGGCAGTTTGATGCGTTATCGAAGGCATACCTTCTGAGCGGCTTTATTTAAGCGCGATGAAAGAAAGATTGCGGATTTGCTGGATATTCCAGGTTGTAGAGTATTCCAGTCGTGTTTTTGCCCCGGAGACTTTACAACCTATTTAACTGTTCTACAAAATACTTATTGCGTAACATCCCTAAAGTGACAATGTGCACTCAGTTTGTGTACACTGTGGCCactttagtcattttttttttttaaattcatggtTTAACTTGCATTATGTTCAGTGCACatattaaaggtataatatgtagcTGTTGTCGGTTGctgtaaacaaacagcattcaaagttggccacacCACCACAGCTCAACCagccgagagggagagagagagcagcgatggtcgtACGAGCTATAcagtgactgaagagagagagagagagagagcggcgttgGTGAGAACAAAGTAGCAAATCAGAGCAATATAACGtcattttctgattgtttcacggcggcTACATTCTAAAGCACACAACTGACTACGCATAACCCTGCGGGAAGATGTCGagttgccggattttgaatgaatgcaggctTCCTGGCTGTGGCTCAGTGCTGCCCgtcaaactacagacacaccgatcatagctgcactcacagtacagagaggagcagggggatcactggaacacatgcacataataaCACAACCCGTTCCCATCCGTGAAATGCGTCCGCTTTGTATGTGGAGTcttgtgcctcggtatcagaaGCCAAGGGGCGGGACAAAACGGCGATATTTGATCACCTGAACAGGCTGCACACCCTGCACGCTGTCATTGGCTGGGGATTACAACCCCATGTGGGACACAAAGTCACTTTGTTGACGCCCAGAAGCGTCCCtagtaaagcaaaataagaagaaaagagaaaatacaggcagagggctgcagggtctctgctgatacagacaccaccataCACTTCCAGAGcggcataagtgatgattgagagggattatttttgtaccaGTCTATACATTGCTTTTTagttaattcttgcatattataccatAAGATTACCgatgggtgtgtgtgtaggcaTTGCTTCCATTCTCCTGTTTCTCTTTGGAAAAATATAGCGCCTACTGTCTTTGGCAGGTGTTCAGGAGCTTGCTGCACCCCCCTGACTACCAGTCACGCTTAGACATAGTGCGAGCTAATTCCAAAACCTCCCTCGATCGGACCGGGTCCTTCCTGAGTACAGCAGGGACCTTACAGGTAAGATTACAAATGAAAACTAGAATTTCCCCAGAAGGTCCCTGACTGACTGAAGTTTCtgttatggcttttttttttatctttgactTTGACAGTTACATAAATTGCATTGTGGtgatgacataaaaaaaaatcccttcttCCCTTTTCGAGTAGTCTTCCTCATACCAGTCGAGGCTGGTGGCTCGATAAGTCTTATCAGTCGTGCCAAAGTTTATACACAGCGTCATCCCAACCATCATTCTGTTTGAATCTCCACTCGTCATCGCATGCCAGTATCATCATGCATTTCCTCCCACGTTTCACAGTTTACCCCAGCATCTTCACAGTGGCACTGTACTGACTTGTGACAACCAgtcttcactctctctcactaaATGAGGAGTATTATTTGATATCTCTGAAGATCTGTCCTCTTTAGgtctcagtgtgtgttcagACGTCGTATCTTGTATCTACAGATGTCAAGATTGTAGCTCGCAGATTGCAGTCCGCGCATGTCATCAGAATGTGCCTCAAGTGCATCTTGCGCCACAACTTGAGATCATACTTTGCTTCCATGATTAGGTTTGATTTTATCTGCGGGTATCTGCAATCACTgctaaacaacaaacacagttgCAGTCAACATTCTTAGATTATACACATGCCAGGATATGAACTTAACTGTCCTTCAACATAGGACATATTTACGTTCATATAGTATTATACTACAAATATAGACAAATGTAACCTGAGGAATTTGGTGCATATGgaggtgtgttcacacctgtactcgAGCGAAAGAGAAAAGTTCAGGAGAAAACCGGTAGCACCAATCGTGCGTAATGACTGTCTGTGTTGAGTGTTGTAGCTGCGTGGtgactgtttatttgttgtCACAGCAACAAAGAGCTAGCAGTCGCCagacgaggagagaggatgaggacgacgaagaggatgaagatgaatctgaagaggaggaggaagaggaggacgaagaggaggaatCAGATGATGaacattaattattttgtatGGAACAGAAAAAAGGATATCAAAAGGTGTATTACTGTGTCATTGCCAAAATCACCTCATACAGGTGGTCTGAGCAGTATTGTAGAGCTGTAAGTGTGTTGTAGTTGTGTGATGCTTTGTAAGAGAACATGTTGTCCTTTACTAACATTTGTCTTTGAAATTCCAGCCAATTATTgtcttatatatttttgtatgcacATTACATATTCAATTGTACTGGAACGACCAGTGCGTTTATTTTATTGCACCATGTTATTATctttatgaattaaaaaaagaaa contains:
- the cibar1 gene encoding protein FAM92A isoform X1; translated protein: MSRTPDARARDTQTRKIQENITNVEKHFGEMCQLFAAYVRKTARLRDKSDVLVREISVYADTETPHLKRGMKQFADHLAKIQDYRQAEVERLEAKVIEPLKSYGAVVKRKREDLKTTQSARDREAKQMAQLERTRQRNPSDRQIISQAESELQRATMDATRTTRQLEETIDEFERQKIRDIKKIFGEFVTVEMSFHAKALEVYTLAYQSIQSVDEEEDLEVFRSLLHPPDYQSRLDIVRANSKTSLDRTGSFLSTAGTLQQQRASSRQTRREDEDDEEDEDESEEEEEEEDEEEESDDEH
- the cibar1 gene encoding protein FAM92A isoform X2, whose protein sequence is MSRTPDARARDTQTRKIQENITNVEKHFGEMCQLFAAYVRKTARLRDKSDVLVREISVYADTETPHLKRGMKQFADHLAKIQDYRQAEVERLEAKVIEPLKSYGAVVKRKREDLKTTQSARDREAKQMAQLERTRQRNPSDRQIISQAESELQRATMDATRTTRQLEETIDEFERQKIRDIKKIFGEFVTVEMSFHAKALEVYTLAYQSIQSVDEEEDLEQQRASSRQTRREDEDDEEDEDESEEEEEEEDEEEESDDEH
- the cibar1 gene encoding protein FAM92A isoform X3; translation: MSRTPDARARDTQTRKIQENITNVEKHFGEMCQLFAAYVRKTARLRDKSDVLVREISVYADTETPHLKRGMKQFADHLAKIQDYRQAEVERLEAKVIEPLKSYGAVVKRKREDLKTTQSARDREAKQMAQLERTRQRNPSDRQIISQAESELQRATMDATRTTRQLEETIDEFERQKIRDIKKIFGEFVTVEMSFHAKALEVYTLAYQSIQSVDEEEDLEHSKLATPPQLNQPRGRERAAMVVRAIQ